The DNA region GCGTGGCTCTTACATACGCTGTATAGATGCCGACAACGGTGAAGAAGTTTGGAAAGCTCTACACTGGGGAGCAGGCATCGGCGGAGCCCACCTCACAGGTACCGCAGTGTACATGGCTGACGGCTACGTTGTGGGACTTAACCTGTACGACAACCGTATCTACTGCTACGGCAAAGGACCAAGCGCCACAGAAGTAACAGTGCAAAACAACGTTGTCAACTTGGGAAACAGCGTCCTCATAACAGGACAAGTAACTGACCAGTCACCAGGCGCCAAAGACACACCCGCAATCGCGGACGAATACCAAACCGAATGGATGGCATACAAATATCAGCAACAGCCAAAACCCACAGACGCAACCGGTGTGCAAGCACATTTAACCGCCATTGACCCCAACGGTAACTACCAAGACCTCGGCTACGTCACAAGTGACACCAGCGGCGGCTTCAAGCTTCTATGGACTCCTGAAATACCCGGAGAATTCACCGTAACAGCAACGTTTGAAGGCTCTAAATCATACTACAGTTCTACCGCAAATACCTACGTGGGCGTTGTGGAGGGTTCAGCATCACCAATAGTGCCCGGCGGTCCCTCACAGCCAGTTTCACCTCTGCCAAGTGAAGCACCACAACCATCAACCAGCGCAGGCGCACAGACAACCGTTTACATTGCCATAGGCGTAGCAGTCATCGTTATAGTTGCGTTAGCAACAGCGCTTGTCCTTAGACGACGCAAATAAGCACCAAAAACCAACCTCCTTTTCTTTTTTTGGTTTATTCTCAAGGTTGTTTTTCTGAATTGTCTATTAGAACCAAGATAAAGTCCCGTTTCTCCGCGCAGTTCGCAGACACCAAGAGTAAACGTAGTAGCCTACAGGCAGAATTATCAAACACATGGCAACCAAAATTACAAAGGTTGGAAGAATTGTCAGAAGGGATGCTCCTGTGAGAACTTGTCGTATGGCGGTGAAGAAGTAGTATTGGGGCACAAAGTATGAAATCACCTGCAACGGAACGGGCATAACTTGGGGCGGAAAGAGTACGTTCCCAAAAAGGCTTGTAGCTATAGTTATCAGGGTCGTCACGGGGTCGCCTTGCTTAGTTAAGATGAGGATACCTGCGCCTATCATGCTAAACCCGATGAAGGTTCCGATGCCCAAAGCGACAACCAGTAATGTTCCCAAAATGTTAATGCTTAACACGACGCCGAAAGCGAGAACGCCTATGGCTAAGTAGATGATGATAGTTCCTGTGCTCCAGATAAAACCCCACAAACTACTACCTACAATAAACGTGGCTAGACCCGTGGGTGACACAAGGACTTCTTCCAGCGACCACGGATTGATGGTTTTCTGAACCAAGGTGAGGCTTTGCGACAGGTACGTGTTGAAGGCGATGCCGATTATCAGGTAAGTCGTCAGAGGCATATTGTAAATTTCAAGCACGCTTTGCATCTGCGCATTAGAACCCAAAAACGCGTAAGACAAGGCTCCAAAGACAGCACTCAAAAACATCAGTATCATATTCGTCTTGTAAGTTGAGAACGAGATCATGTCCCGCTTCATAAAATAGTAGACCTTGAACAGTTCCTGAGAAAACGTCACTTCTCAGCACCTGCACGGGTCAATTCTATGAAGGCATCTTCCAAAGTGGGTTCTTCCTGCTTGAAGTTGATGAGTTTAATTTTCTCTTTGAAAAAGAAGTCCAAAACCCTCGGCAGCGAATCCACATCCTCCAATCGTATCCGTAGGCGAGTTTGTTCAAGTACAGCGTCTTGTACTTCAGCATTGAGGCTTACCACGCCCTCCATAGCTCTTAGCGTGCTGATTTGAGTGCTGGACATGTTTTTTACGGTTGCGTCAGCAACTTCGCCTTTCTTCACCTTGTCCCTGAGCGCGTCAGGCGTGTCTAAAGCGATGATTTTTCCTTTTTTCATGATGCCTACGCGGTCACACATCTGCGCAACTTCTTCAATATAGTGCGTAGTGTAAAGCACCGTTTTGCCCGTTCTCTTTGCCAAATCGTTTTTTATGAATTCCCTGATGGCTCTAGAAGAATTTATGTCTAAACCCGTTGTGGGCTCATCCAACAGCAGGATAGGTGGGTCAGCAAGAAGTGTCCGTGCCAAAGCAAGCTTTCGTTTCATGCCACCCGAGTACCTCTGAAAAAGCTCAAACGCGCTGTCTTGTAAGCCCACAAGCTCAAGTACCTCCAGAATCCTCTCCTGTATTCTGTTTTTGGGCACGTTGTTAATGGCAGCGAAGAATTCCAAGTTGCTGTAGCCGCTAAGTCTCCAGAAAAACCCGCGTTCTCCCACGCTGAAGAGAGTGCCGATGGAACGTTTAACCTGCATCTGCTGCGTTGCCACATTAAAACCGTTCACATACGCCACTCCCCCGTCAGGCGGAAGCAATGTGCACAACATCTTAACCAGCGTGGTTTTGCCCGCCCCGTTAGGTCCAAGCAAACCGAAAAGTTCGCCCTTCTCGATTTTAAGGTCCAACTGATTAACTGCAGTTACAATTCGTGTTTCTTTGCCGCTGAAAAAAGATTTTTCATTTCGAATTTTAATTTTTGACTTGTACGTTTTGGTCAAGTTCTCTGCAATTATCGCATACTTTTCTGTAGACGTCAATTCTGTCACGTACAGTCAGTTCAAATTAATACGTTGGTTTCTATGCATAAAGCTTGTCGTAGAAACAAGTGCTTGTGGCTAGCAACTTAAATAGGTAAAAGCACAGCGTTTTGAATGTGTTTGGGGATGACTGGAAGCGATGTTCGCCTAAAAATAGCAACGTTTTTCGTGATTGGAATTCTCATCGGAATTGGCTTCACTCAAGTTTACTACGTTTTGAGCGAATCCGCTGACGAACCCCTGCTAACACCGACACCTGAACCGTCGTCAACGCCGACGTTGGCTCTAAGCCAACTGTACCAGAACGCAATTCAAGATGCTATGATTGCTAACTCAAGCGAAGTCTACAGCGGACTCACTTCTATAGTTGAGAGCAACGGCAATTTGAGTTGGACTGGTGCAGCAGGCAACCGAAGCGTATTAGTTGTCACTTTCACTAAGTACGCTTCAAGCTACCCCGTGGGCGAAACTGTTAACACAACATGGGGAGAAACTTGGGTTACGGTGGTGCCTGAACTCAAAGATTTCTTCGAAAACTCCCCTGACTCCGAAGAGAACGTAACGTTGAGAGTTTTACAACTGTTGGGTTTGCCGTCGACTAACGCGAATTCAGATTTTGTGGAGCTGTGGGTTAGTCCGCAGTCACTTTTTCGACCCACCCCCGACAACGAAATCAACGACACCACCGCACAGCTTGCTTTCCCAACTTCTGCAACAGCCGAATACACCGCGTGGTTTAACAACAACATAATCTACTCATACTTCCCCCAAAGATACCCGTGGACAAGACTCGGCTACACCTACGATTGGGGCAACACAACTTCCCATGTAGGTTTAAGCGAATTTGTGGTCAGGCAGAACTCGCTGGTGACTGTTAAGTCCGTGACGCCGCTTCAGGAATACCTTGGGAAATAGCATTATTCAAGCAAAAACTTTGTTCCTTGTAGAATTAAAATAGTGCAAAACCCGTTTGTTTACGGTAAAAAACCAGTAATTGTATTGTCTATTGCCTGTGTTGTGTTTTTAATTTTTCGTTTCGCGTTTGTTAGAAAAGACGCGTTTTGTAAGTGCCGACTTAGATTTGAAATCGTTACGCCTTATACATAAGCTTTAAACATTCGTGAACAACAAATGCATCTTAAAGGGCAAGTACATGAGAAAGGCACAGATAATTGCGTTACTTTTGACCGTAGCATTAGTTACATCCGTGGCGCTTAACTTTTACCAGTACACGCAAAATGCATCTCTCAAAAGCCAAAACGACGCCGCCACCACGCGGCTGGAAATGTCTTCGTTGCTAACCCAAACGCAACTTCAGGTAAATGAGGAACTCAAAAACCTCGACGATACCCTCACGGAAGCCTGCAATCAGCTCTCCACAACAGATTTGCAAGGCACCCAAACCCGACAAATACTCAGCGAATTAGCCGCAGGTAACTCTTTGATTGTAAATGCAGCAACCTGCGACGACAAAGACATACTTTTGGCTGTTGAACCCAGCCAGTATAGTGACATCGAAGGCGAAGACATCAGCAGTCAAGAACAGAACATCCAGATGCACCAGACCCTGCGTCCTGCAATGAGTGACATGATACTCTTAGTGGAAGGCTTCTACGGAGTTGTCATAGTGGCGCCAATATTTGACGCCGACGAGGCATTCGTGGGCTCCTTAAGTATCGTTATTCAACCCAGCCAACTGATAAAAAAAATTGTTGAACCCGCTACCGTATATAAGCCGTTTTCCTTCTTTGCCATGCAGACCGACGGGCGAATGATATACGACGCAGACCCCAAGCAAGAAGGGAAAATGACTTTTTCTGACCCCGCCTACCAAGATTTTCCTGAGCTATTAGCCTTAGCACAGAAAGTCTCAGCGGAAAACGATGGATACGGAACCTACACGTATCACCCAACTTTGGAGTCAGAGGAAATTGTCCAAAAGGAGGTTTATTGGGCAACCTTAGGCATTTACAGGGCACAGTGGCGGCTGGTCATATTACACACCTTGAATACGTAAATTTTTTATGCAAACAACGCACAAAAGGTAGCCGAATCGAAATGACAGACATCGCATCAACCCTCAACAGCCTCTTCTTACTCCTTGGTACAGCTTCATTCATGATTGTCGTGGCTTTTGCCCTGTCCAGCTTCAGCTTCTGCAAATTTATGATAACGCAGAAAGGTTTGATAGCTAAGCTGGTAATTGGAGCCGTTCTGGGTGTGCTAGCAATTTACGGAACGTTGATGGGTACCAAACTGGCGGACGGAACTATAGTCAACGTCAGAGAACTCGCCGTGATGATTGCAGGCGTTACAGGCGGACCCATAGGGGGGCTGTTGGCGGGCCTAATCGGCGGGATTCACCGATGCACCGTTGGGGGAGCCACAGCGTTACCGTGCACAATTTCAACTATACTCATTGGCGTAATCTCAGGGTTGGTCTCCACGAAACTGCTGGGTAAAATGTACTTGCTAAAGGGCGCGGCGTTGGGGTTTGTTTTGGAGTCTGGCGCCATGGCGCTGATTCTGTTGCTTGTTCAGCCTTTCGATGCGGCATTGCAGATTGTTTCGCAAATAGCTGTTCCTATGATTGCGGCAAACACCATAGGACTGGTCCTTTGGATGTACCTTTTTAACAGGTGGAATGTGCTGCATTAACAAGAAGCTGTTATTAGTCGCAAACTACAATGTTACACTTAACTTAAGGTAGTAAGTGATTACATGTTTTTCAAACAAATCAAACATCACGGCGACAACTTCAGCTACATCTTCGCAGACGAACCCACACAGGAAGCGGCAGTTGTGGACGCCAGCTTCAACGCCGACGAACTCCAACGCCTACTCAAAGCCCACAACTTACGGCTGAAGTACATTTTTTGTACCCATGGGCACTCAGACCACACCGCGGGAAACAACACACTACGTTCTGCTTTGGGAGGGCAAATTGTGGCTCACAAGCTTTTTCGTGGCATCACAGATGTCAGAGTAAAAGGTGACGCTGTTTTTAATGTCGGTGATGTTGAGGTCAAAGTAATCTATACACCTGGACATACCCCCGACGGCATCTGCCTGCTCGTTAACGACGAAAAGCTACTCACTGGCGACACGCTGTTTATTGGAGAATGCGGGAGAACCGACCTGCCCGGCGGTGATTCACGGCTACTCTATGACAGCCTCTTCAACAAGCTGATGAAACTGGCTGACATAGTGGAGGTTTATCCTGGACACGATTACGGAGTAAAATCAAGCTCAACAATTGGTGAAGAGCGGCGGACAAACTATGTGTTGAAGCCGCGAAGCGAGGCAGAGTTCGTTGAGTTCATGCGGCAGCCATAATTTGTACCTCGTTTTTAATGTGTTGCAAAGCTACGGTATCTCTATGAAAAGCTTAATTCTGTAGAGTCCCTAATAGTGACTTATGGAGCTTGAAGTTGAAAATTTGCCCAAGGGCTTGCGACGAAGAGGTTTAAAGGGAAAACTGAAGACGGTATGCCAAAAAAATGACATAACCTTTTTGGCAGTTTTCGGGTCGTTTGTCAGAGGCGAACAGAACATGGAAAGTGATGTTGATGTGGCAATCGAGTTCGACCCACTTAAGCGCAAGAGTCTTCTTGATTTGATTCGTGTAGAAGATGAGTTAAGTAAGTTGTTTAAGAGAAAAGTTGATTTGGGAATTTTCAGCAGCTTAAGTCCCTATGTCGCTGAAGATGTAAAGAAGGAGATGCGTGTTATCTATGAAAAAAGATGATGCGTATCTGGCACACATTTTACAAGCTATATTTAATATAGAAAACTTCATTGGCGGTTTGACTGAAAAAGAGTTTTTTGAGAATATAGAGAAGCAGTATGCTGTTTTAAGAGCTCTAGAGATAATTGGCGAAGCAACCAAAAATTTGAGCCCAGAACTGAAAATGAATAATCTTGGCGTTGACTGGAAGAGTATAGCCGGTATGCGTGATAAACTAATTCATGCTTATTTCGGAATAAATTTGCCCCTAGTTTGGGAAACGGTCAAAAAAGACCTCCCGCAACTCAAAACTCAGGTTGAAGAACTATTAGAACAAGCATAAATTAAAACAAGTAACCCTTCTTATCCCGCACATTAAAAATATGTGACGTGCTTTCCGTGTGAGTTCTTAGGTCAAAGGTGGTTATAAGCCGAGTTCTACCAGTTTAGTGGGACTGTTAATTTCGATGGCTTTTGTCCTAGTTGCTATGCTTGAGATTTTAGGGTTTGCTTGGGCGCCTATGGTGGCGACTACGTCTCCTTTATAGGATAAGGTTACTGTGACGCCTGCGTCGCGAAAATCCTCCGCAACATCCTTGAACATGTCCAACGTGTTTTTGGTTTTGGTTATCCCACTGAAGGTTGATTTTATGCCTTCTTTTATGCCTTTTTTGTGTTTCCCGTCATCGCTTTTACGTATCTCCGAAAGGGTATCTTTTATGAAGTCTTTGTTGACGGCGTTTACTTCGAATTTCTTGTTTGCTACTTTAATTTGCAGGTCTTCGACGTTGTTGGTGGAGACTGTGATTTTTCATGATTCAAACAGTTGCCCTATCAGGTCAGCTACTTGCATGTTCCACCTGCCCTTCACGTTTTAGGTTAAATAAAGTGGGTTTATGTTTACGCTTCTTTGGCGTAGACTATGTCTAAAACGATTGCCCCGTTGAGTCTGGCTTTCATCGGACCCATATCTAAAGTGAGGTCTTCAAAGCTTAATTTAAGGTCTGATTGTTTTCCCGCAAGTTTATCTAAAACTGCCAGAATTGTGTCGCTTATGTCTTGGGCGGTTTTCTCTAAATTTTTTGACGTTTGACTGCTTTCCATTAAAAACACCAATATAAGAATACTTGAGAGGGGCTATAAATATTTACCTAACACAAGAAAACGCTCAAGGAACCTTTGTTCATTTGTAAAATGAACATTATCAAAGTTGCTTTTATAGCCGTGACACGTCTGAACCAGATTTTGCTAAGTCGTTTTTGAAGAAAAGGGGGAGTGTGTTGTTGTCTTTCTTACTTTTCTGTCTGTTTATGCGAACGCAGTTTAGTGTAGAGGGCCAGCGTACCTACGGCGAAGAGCACCGGCAGAATCATGATGGCTGAAAACTCTGGTATCCACTGGTGGCCTTCCCAGCCGAGAATAACGCCGCCGTCACCTACAGCGTAGCCTTTAGATTCAGAGCCCATGTACGTTGGATTCACCACGGCGATGCCTCTGAGGGTGGCGGTTGAGGCTTCGTTGCTTGCGCCGATCCATATCGTTCCGTTAAAGCTTAATGTCATGCCTGATTCGCCTGCTGCCCAGCCTTCACCAGTGTCACATACAAACACCGAGTACATGGTTGCGTTAACTGAATCTACGAAGGCATCTTCTGGGCTGTCGCCCATTTCCCCATTTGTCATTAGTGGGTGATAAAGTGCTATTTCGGTCCAACGAGTCCAGTTTGTGCCGTCCCAATGCAACACTGTTCCTGTGCCAGATTGTCCGCCTACTGCCCAACCATCCGTTTCATTGAACATGAAAACTGAGTACAGGTTAGTGTTTGTTGGGCTGGATACTTCTTCCCATTCGACGCCTGTCCAGCGCATTATTAATCCGTTGTCACCTACTGCCCACGCGTCTGTGGCGCTCACTACCGCTACTGAACGTAGAGTGTTTGGCGCGAGGTTTAGGGAGCCTGCCCATTCGATGCTGTCATAAACTAGGATTACTCCGTCTGCGCCTACTGCCCAGCCGAACGAAGCGTCAAGCATGCTTACACTGTACAATGTTGGAATCGTGCCGTCTTGTTCGCCCAGTGTTATGTTGTTCCAACTGTTCCATTCTGTTCCATTCCACCGAATTATCACTCCCGTGCCGTCGCTTTCTCCGCCTACCGCCCAAGCATCCAAAGGATCTGACATCGAAACCGAATACAGGTTGGCTGTGGTGGGACTAGTTGATAGTTCCCATGTTTGGTCTCCGTCCCAGTGAATTATTGTTCCGTCGTCGCCGACTGCCCAAGCAAGAGACATGTTGTACATGCCGCCGGGGGTGATTGCGTTCAGGTTTTGAGCTGTTGGACTTGCTACAATCGTTTGGTCGGTTTGTTGTGCACAAGCTATTGGCGCAGTTATCAGAAAGAAAAGAGCCACTAAGGGGGCAATTTTTAAAAGCCGCATTTTTTTCACCTTTAAAACTAAATAATCAGCCTAAGCGGTCTTAAAATAAATTTGTGACTGTGTTTAAGCATCAACTTACTTAAACAGGTGAAATTAAAAGGAATTCAATAGGGCCCAGAATGCCTTATAACCGATTTCACTTTCACTAAGGATACAATGGTATAGCCGAACAGAGTACTTCACGTATTCAACGGTTTAACCCTTTAACACCTGCGTGATTATCTTATCCATCGTTTTTTAACGCACGCTGCCGGAGGAAGTCTAATAATTTCTTTGGTGTGTAGCTCCTTTTTGAGTTCGGACAAAGCTTTTATTCCGTGTAGCAAATAACCTGATATTGGTTGGGGCTTGGTGATGAAGCTTGCGTTAACTGTTGTTGTTTTTTCTTACATTTCACAGTTGCCTCTAAGCTGGGCACCAGTAGGTTTTTGGGGTCGATGGCGTGTTTGACCTTCTCAACCTGATT from Candidatus Bathyarchaeota archaeon includes:
- a CDS encoding ABC transporter permease — translated: MTFSQELFKVYYFMKRDMISFSTYKTNMILMFLSAVFGALSYAFLGSNAQMQSVLEIYNMPLTTYLIIGIAFNTYLSQSLTLVQKTINPWSLEEVLVSPTGLATFIVGSSLWGFIWSTGTIIIYLAIGVLAFGVVLSINILGTLLVVALGIGTFIGFSMIGAGILILTKQGDPVTTLITIATSLFGNVLFPPQVMPVPLQVISYFVPQYYFFTAIRQVLTGASLLTILPTFVILVAMCLIILPVGYYVYSWCLRTARRNGTLSWF
- a CDS encoding ABC transporter ATP-binding protein, with the protein product MTSTEKYAIIAENLTKTYKSKIKIRNEKSFFSGKETRIVTAVNQLDLKIEKGELFGLLGPNGAGKTTLVKMLCTLLPPDGGVAYVNGFNVATQQMQVKRSIGTLFSVGERGFFWRLSGYSNLEFFAAINNVPKNRIQERILEVLELVGLQDSAFELFQRYSGGMKRKLALARTLLADPPILLLDEPTTGLDINSSRAIREFIKNDLAKRTGKTVLYTTHYIEEVAQMCDRVGIMKKGKIIALDTPDALRDKVKKGEVADATVKNMSSTQISTLRAMEGVVSLNAEVQDAVLEQTRLRIRLEDVDSLPRVLDFFFKEKIKLINFKQEEPTLEDAFIELTRAGAEK
- a CDS encoding PDC sensor domain-containing protein; protein product: MRKAQIIALLLTVALVTSVALNFYQYTQNASLKSQNDAATTRLEMSSLLTQTQLQVNEELKNLDDTLTEACNQLSTTDLQGTQTRQILSELAAGNSLIVNAATCDDKDILLAVEPSQYSDIEGEDISSQEQNIQMHQTLRPAMSDMILLVEGFYGVVIVAPIFDADEAFVGSLSIVIQPSQLIKKIVEPATVYKPFSFFAMQTDGRMIYDADPKQEGKMTFSDPAYQDFPELLALAQKVSAENDGYGTYTYHPTLESEEIVQKEVYWATLGIYRAQWRLVILHTLNT
- a CDS encoding MBL fold metallo-hydrolase, encoding MFFKQIKHHGDNFSYIFADEPTQEAAVVDASFNADELQRLLKAHNLRLKYIFCTHGHSDHTAGNNTLRSALGGQIVAHKLFRGITDVRVKGDAVFNVGDVEVKVIYTPGHTPDGICLLVNDEKLLTGDTLFIGECGRTDLPGGDSRLLYDSLFNKLMKLADIVEVYPGHDYGVKSSSTIGEERRTNYVLKPRSEAEFVEFMRQP
- a CDS encoding nucleotidyltransferase family protein; its protein translation is MELEVENLPKGLRRRGLKGKLKTVCQKNDITFLAVFGSFVRGEQNMESDVDVAIEFDPLKRKSLLDLIRVEDELSKLFKRKVDLGIFSSLSPYVAEDVKKEMRVIYEKR
- a CDS encoding DUF86 domain-containing protein; this encodes MKKDDAYLAHILQAIFNIENFIGGLTEKEFFENIEKQYAVLRALEIIGEATKNLSPELKMNNLGVDWKSIAGMRDKLIHAYFGINLPLVWETVKKDLPQLKTQVEELLEQA
- a CDS encoding WD40 repeat domain-containing protein, whose amino-acid sequence is MRLLKIAPLVALFFLITAPIACAQQTDQTIVASPTAQNLNAITPGGMYNMSLAWAVGDDGTIIHWDGDQTWELSTSPTTANLYSVSMSDPLDAWAVGGESDGTGVIIRWNGTEWNSWNNITLGEQDGTIPTLYSVSMLDASFGWAVGADGVILVYDSIEWAGSLNLAPNTLRSVAVVSATDAWAVGDNGLIMRWTGVEWEEVSSPTNTNLYSVFMFNETDGWAVGGQSGTGTVLHWDGTNWTRWTEIALYHPLMTNGEMGDSPEDAFVDSVNATMYSVFVCDTGEGWAAGESGMTLSFNGTIWIGASNEASTATLRGIAVVNPTYMGSESKGYAVGDGGVILGWEGHQWIPEFSAIMILPVLFAVGTLALYTKLRSHKQTEK